The stretch of DNA ATTTGGCACTTTATGCAAGTTTCTTATATTCTCGTTGTTGTAAAGGCTTGCAAGGATGCTGATTTGATCCTGTGCCTTCTGCTTGTAGATCTGACTTCCTGGGGACAAAATTCATCATCTATGATAGCCAGGCACCGTATGATGGTGCTAAACCTGCGAGGAGCCGATCTAGTCGCCGCTTTGCAAGCAAGCAGATAAGCCCGCAGGTTTCAGGAGGCAATTACGAAGTAGGACAAGTGACATATAAGTTCAACTTCCTGAAATCAAGAGGACCAAGACGAATGCAGTGCAGTATCCAGTGCCCTGTAGGTCAGGGTGCTGCATCAGATCTTTCCAAGGAGAAAACACCTGCCCCAAATTCCTTAGATCTAAAGAACAAAGCTCCACGGTGGCACGAGCATCTGCAATGCTGGTGCTTAAATTTCCATGGCCGGGTGACCGTGGCCTCTGTGAAGAACTTCCAGCTCGTTGCCACGGCTGGATCCGGTGGTCCGTGGGGTGTTGGAGACGAGGAGACGGTGATCCTGCAATTTGGTAAGATAGAGGACGATGCGTTCACGATGGACTACCGGCAGCCTCTGTCAGCCTTTCAGGCGTTTGCCATCTGCCTCACCAGCTTTGGCACGAAGCTGGCTTGTGAATAAGTGACTCGGGTTGTTTACCTTGTTATGTGGGGGGTCAAAATGTAGCTGGTAGTCTGAACTAGTTGCCCTGAGCTGGGAGAAAAAGGCAACAAGAAACATGGGTCACATTTTGCCCCTAGCTTGGCTGTTTCTTGTGATCGCCTAATGATTTGAGTTATATGGATGTGCATCTATGTTGTTTAAGAGATGACGATGACTTGTTGTAAATGTTACCCCCTTTCTTTTGGTGAGATTACTCATAATGACTTGTTCCCATCTAGTGTGCTGTTAAACTTCCCTTGGTCTACATTTCTTCAAAGCCTATGGCTGAAGAGTGTTTGTTCAGACATGATCGATCACGTATCAAATTGTGTTTGCTGCTAAAATGGTATTAATAAGCTAATAATATATTACTGCGCAGCATGAGCAACATACTATATTTTACATTGATATTAACTTACCTCGTTTTGCATATATAGAACATTGTCGGTACAAGCATGCTACACGCCATTAGAGATCACTAAGAAGCCATCGCTACAGCATTTCCTAGATAAGcaccagcaggcagcagcagctAGTTGACAGTTGGGACGATCACGCGAAGTCGACGTACAACATAATGCCAGGGTAGGTTCCATCATTTCTGCAGATCGTGCACGCGTCTCTGCCGTTGCCCGTCATGGTCGATGCCCTTGCCCGAATCAATGGAGCACCACGGCAGCGGAGCATGTTTCTTGGACTGCACATGGAGCCCCAAGAAAGACGCCGCCGGGGGCGGCCGCGTTGACACGGAGGGCAGCGCGAGCGACAGCCACGACTCCGAGGGCGACTTGGGCAGCGGCAACGAGAGCAGGGGCTGCGGCGACAGCGCCATCtcgcggccggcgacggccgcCGCGTCTTCCAAGAGTAGCGGGAAGCCGTACTTGCCGgcgtcgtcgccggcgacgcCTCGCCCGAGCTTATTCCCGGCGTTCGGCGAGCTTCTGGTGGTGGCGGGCAGCAGCAGCGCGGCATCGCCGGCTCTAGAGAGCTTCCGCGTCGACGAGCCGTGGTACCCGCGGCCGCAATCCTCGTTTGACCTGTCGAGGACCAGGAGCAGACCCAGATGGCTCGCCTTCGGCTTGACGGCCTGTCCTCCTCGGTGCCTGTAGAGCTCGCGCACTGTTCTGTCCAGCTCCGACACCACGGCGGCCGCCGGTCCCatcaggccgccgccgccgccgcctgatcGGAGCAGCGATTTGATGTACACCTCCTCCCATGATTGCTGCGAGGTTCCATAAGACGATGTGATCATGTGAATTGTTCATGCATGAATGTGAATTCTACGGCACGCAAGAAGTGAAGTCCATGCACGCGAGGATATGTAACCGTAGCAGCGATACCATGCCGGGATCGTCTCCGGTGTGCTGCGGTTGCTGCTGCCCGTTCCGCGACCGCCGCAGCAGCGGATCCGCCGCTTTCCggcttccgccgccgctggaCAGGAACGGTCTGCCTGCCCCTCGCCGCGCTCCGCGGGAGAGCAGCCTGGAGCTCTCCAAGCACCGGCCGGGGAGCAGCCCGCACCTCCTAGGCGCGAAGCCCGCCGTGCTGTGCGCGTCGGAcccggcgtcgtcgtcgtcgccgtcctCGTTCTTGCCTTCGGGAGGGAGCGGCGGCAGGCGACACGCCGCGATGTGCTGGAAGGGCAGCCGCATTTGCGCTGCcgacctcccgccgccgccgccgccgcccgtgcgcgCGCTGCTTGGCACCGCCGGCGATCCCGTGGGGTTCCGGGCGGACCCGGCCTTCCGGAAGGTGCTCTGTGGGGAGCCGGCGGCCACGGCGTGCGCGGCCGGCAGGAAGCGATCCATCATGACGCTGCCGCGGGCGCCGGGCGCTgctcgcgcccccgcccccacgGACGCGGCGTCGCTGAGCCCTGTCGCGCTGCAGTTCACGGTGACGCAGCTCACGTCGTCGCGGGAGAGCGCGTCCGAGAACcgctcctcctcccgcgcgcgctcggaggccgcggtcaccgccgccggTTTCCGCGCCACGCGCGAGGGCGCGTCGGCGATCGTCGAGGGCAGCGCCCGGCGGGTGCGGACGCTCTTGGGGTGGCCGGGGCGGTGCTCCCACCCGAACGGCACGGCGCCTGCGCCGGTGTGGCCCAGGGGCCCCGACGTGGCGTCAGCCCTGTACGCCGGCAACCCCGTGGCCGTGGGCCCGTTGCCGTCGCCACCGTGGCGCCGGACTGAGATGAGCGGCGCTGCGAGGTTGATGCGCTTGTTGGCGTCGGCCATGCCCAGACACGATCGGTGCGTGCTCGCAGCCGTGCTCCGCAACCACCTGCTGCGAGTGAGCTCACCACTGCACTCCACTAACCTGACGATTAAATAACGGGAGGCTCTTGGATCTTTCGGCTTAATGATTCCTTGTAGGCTTGTACTCGTTTTCAGCGCAGTGGCTTGCATTGCATGTTAGTATCGCCGTACACGACGTGGCAGGAAGCGGCCAAACTGAACTGCCAAGTTGCTAGGTATCTTGTCAATGCAATTCAAGTCTGTCAGTCTGTGCATGAGGTCGGAGAGGGATTTGGTAAAGATACCAATGCCGCCGTGGAACATGCTCGTGCTCCACCTGCATTGCTTTACACCTTGTGGCAGGTGAAGATCTTGAGATCCCCCTGTCGGCTGCAGCCATTGCCGATAGGAGGGAAACGGTTACGAGCATCTTACCACACTCTTACAACTACATTCCTCGTCCTCTGAAACTCTGATTGATTCTATCACTTGGAACATTGCGTCAGCATCAGCGACGACGAAAGTGGCCAGAGAGATTAGCATAACAACCGGTTGGTGACCATGGCGTCGGATGGATGGGTGGCCTTGTCAGCAGCGGATGGGGAGTCGTCGTCGCGTTCATAACTGCCATGCAGACTGCCGCGAGGCCGGTCGTTTCCGTGTCGCTGAAGAGGTGGGAGAA from Panicum hallii strain FIL2 chromosome 3, PHallii_v3.1, whole genome shotgun sequence encodes:
- the LOC112885794 gene encoding uncharacterized protein LOC112885794, with the protein product MADANKRINLAAPLISVRRHGGDGNGPTATGLPAYRADATSGPLGHTGAGAVPFGWEHRPGHPKSVRTRRALPSTIADAPSRVARKPAAVTAASERAREEERFSDALSRDDVSCVTVNCSATGLSDAASVGAGARAAPGARGSVMMDRFLPAAHAVAAGSPQSTFRKAGSARNPTGSPAVPSSARTGGGGGGGRSAAQMRLPFQHIAACRLPPLPPEGKNEDGDDDDAGSDAHSTAGFAPRRCGLLPGRCLESSRLLSRGARRGAGRPFLSSGGGSRKAADPLLRRSRNGQQQPQHTGDDPGMQSWEEVYIKSLLRSGGGGGGLMGPAAAVVSELDRTVRELYRHRGGQAVKPKASHLGLLLVLDRSNEDCGRGYHGSSTRKLSRAGDAALLLPATTRSSPNAGNKLGRGVAGDDAGKYGFPLLLEDAAAVAGREMALSPQPLLSLPLPKSPSESWLSLALPSVSTRPPPAASFLGLHVQSKKHAPLPWCSIDSGKGIDHDGQRQRRVHDLQK